Proteins encoded together in one Oceanivirga salmonicida window:
- a CDS encoding DMT family transporter encodes MIEGKLIYMILALVAGIAVTVQSPVNSALGKVLGVEVATFWTFLAGTVVIAIYFLIKGIKLPSIETLKTVPLWCFMGAFLGLIFVTLLIVIIPHLGAGTATVLIILSQIITALILDHFGLVGLKVKSFTFIKLIGVFLMTGGVLLISK; translated from the coding sequence ATGATAGAAGGTAAATTAATATATATGATATTAGCATTAGTTGCAGGAATAGCGGTTACAGTACAAAGCCCTGTAAATTCAGCATTAGGAAAAGTTTTAGGGGTAGAAGTTGCAACATTTTGGACATTTTTAGCAGGGACAGTAGTTATAGCGATTTACTTTTTAATTAAAGGAATAAAATTACCTAGTATAGAAACTTTAAAAACAGTACCTTTATGGTGTTTTATGGGTGCTTTTTTAGGACTTATATTTGTAACATTATTAATAGTAATAATTCCACATTTAGGTGCAGGAACTGCAACAGTTTTAATAATATTATCTCAAATAATAACAGCTCTTATACTAGATCATTTTGGTCTTGTAGGTTTGAAAGTTAAATCATTTACTTTCATTAAATTAATAGGAGTATTTTTAATGACAGGAGGGGTATTGTTAATAAGCAAATGA
- the dusA gene encoding tRNA dihydrouridine(20/20a) synthase DusA, with translation MMNKISIAPMVDRTTKHFRNFLRMFNKSSYLYTEMITAQAIINGDLDKLLDFNEIEHPIALQIATHDEKLAQIAINKANKYNYDSININAGCPSNRVSDNMMGAYLMSDIKLLKKIINSIKEVTDKPITLKHRIGIDGKGILKDDRLMNSYSELLEFVDEISSVGIKDFTVHARIAILKGLSPHENRTIPPLDYDMVYKLKKDRPNLNIEINGGIKTIEEVNEHLQYVDRVMIGRAAYDNPMLLNEYNISRFEIIEKLIKYVEENKGSKPYHTTMHTLGLFYGTKYSKIWKNVAANTNVSSRELKEFLKEFN, from the coding sequence ATGATGAATAAAATTAGTATAGCTCCTATGGTTGATAGAACTACAAAACATTTTAGAAACTTTTTAAGAATGTTTAATAAAAGTTCTTATTTGTATACTGAAATGATAACAGCACAGGCAATAATTAATGGAGATTTAGATAAATTATTAGATTTTAATGAAATAGAACATCCTATAGCATTACAGATTGCAACTCACGATGAGAAATTAGCACAAATTGCTATTAATAAAGCAAATAAATATAACTATGATAGCATAAATATTAATGCAGGTTGTCCATCTAATAGGGTTTCTGATAATATGATGGGTGCTTATCTTATGTCTGATATTAAGTTACTTAAAAAAATAATAAATAGTATTAAAGAAGTTACTGATAAACCAATAACACTTAAACATAGAATAGGTATAGATGGTAAGGGTATATTAAAAGATGATAGATTAATGAATAGCTATTCTGAATTATTAGAGTTTGTTGATGAAATATCAAGTGTAGGTATAAAAGATTTTACAGTACATGCTAGAATTGCAATATTAAAAGGGCTTAGTCCACATGAAAATAGGACTATACCACCATTAGATTATGATATGGTATATAAATTAAAAAAAGATAGACCTAATCTTAATATAGAAATAAATGGTGGGATAAAAACCATAGAAGAAGTAAATGAACATTTACAATATGTTGATAGAGTAATGATAGGGAGAGCAGCTTATGATAACCCTATGTTGCTTAATGAATATAATATTTCAAGATTTGAAATAATAGAAAAATTAATAAAATATGTAGAAGAAAATAAAGGTAGTAAACCATATCATACAACTATGCATACACTAGGACTATTTTATGGAACTAAGTATAGTAAAATATGGAAAAATGTAGCTGCTAATACTAATGTTAGTAGTAGAGAACTTAAGGAATTTTTAAAAGAATTTAACTAA